GAAGTAGTTTGCGGTAAACTTTTGATACCATTCCACCAAATCTCGAAGTATCTTTTCCACGATTCTTTATAATCCATATCGCTTTATCTCTTTGAAATATGGGCGCATAATGACTCATAACATTTTAACATCCTATAATTTAATAGCACAGCTTTCGTGCGTAATACTACAATTATTGTAGCTAATGATAAATAATGATaagataataatgaaaaatacaattatgCTACGCGCCTATACTCTAACATAGATCACAATCAACATGAGAACCACACAGGTGTGCCAGATTCCTAAAATCATTATCctgataacaatattattgtgtGGTGTGTTTCTACTGTCTGTTAGGGTACTGTTTcataaaagttttctaaaacaCATATGCACACTACATAAAATTCTACTAGTGTTATGTTGTTCAGTAAATTGCCGTCTAGGTTTAAGTAGGGTGTGGACTGAATCGATGTGGTCCAGTAAGCTCGTTCCAGTAAATCGGTCTGTATCTCCTTATTGGTTCAAAGTGTGCAGGTATCTGCGGTTCTATAGTATTCTTAGTGCCATTTTTTCCTCGGAGTCTTCTCGCTTGCATCTCACGGAATAACTTCACCGTGTAGAAATAGATGAACTCTAGGACCGATACAAAACTGAAGCCTGTTATGACGCCACATGTCGAACCGATGTTACctaaaaatatgaagtaatgAGATCAATTCAAATTTATACATAgcattttacaacaaaataattgcgCTATCATTTCTCaatcaaaaataatgattagTACATAATTGGTTGATCATAAGAAGAACTTATAAAAATTGGAGCATTGCACAAATGAATACATTGATTATCATCATTGCAGTAGGTACCACTGGCAAGATCGTAAGTGAAACAAAATGATCGACTAGACTCTTTAGGagcatacaaaaaataaactgaataaaaaGACTAAGACTTACTGATCAAATCGAACCACTTCATAATAACATTCTGTCCGTAGCAGTCGGCCACATCTCTCGCGTATTTCACGTGAACAATTGACGTGCCGGTGAAATTTGCACCCTGCCTGTAACAAATGTGTATTGTTGTTGTTCACAACTAATGCACAGACCTATTCCAGTGTGTTCCACGCCTCCGCATAACAAACTGTTGCCTACATTTCTCTGTTTGTTCTCTGTACTTGTTTCAATTAACAATTGCATCTATAAATTGTAGGGTTTCTCATTCATGTCATGTAATATCTTTGAACTATTTACACTAGAAATGTTGTTTGATAACAAAAAAGAAGCAAAGTAGATTATGCAGTAAAACTACTTGTTAGTTCCATGACAACCttatttaactttgttattGAAAAACAAGCAGGCATCGAGCGTTTGTTTCGTTTGTTTCCCGAACAAcgccaaacaaacaaaaaagtgtCAAAATGTGAAGTTGCTTTttgattttcaatattttcgatAAAATCAATCTTATTATTCAACTTTCTTTACAATGGCTGTCCCAAATAGAAAGGCGGGTTTGACTACAGCTGATTTCGAAGTGTTTGGCAAGGTACAAGGCGTATACTTTAGAAAACATACTCAAAGGAAAGCCACCGAACTCGGTCTTAAGGGATGGGTGATGAATACCGCTCAAGGGACTGTGATAGGACAGCTGCAGGGACCTCTCGGAGCCATCGAAGATATGAAGATTTGGCTACAAAAGGTCGGAAGTCCCAAATCGAAGATTGAAAAGGCTGCTTTTCGTAACGAGGGAGCTATAAACAGCTGCGCATTCCGAACGTTCGAGATAAGGCGATAAAACACCATATTTTTGTTGTCTGTCGTTCACGATATTTATTTGTGCACTTTAATTACTCTTTGTacttttgatattaataaatgatttaataatcTCACACATTGTCTTATTTAAGTACACAAAGGATTCTTcataaaaagcaataaacttGTTAAACTCACAGCCAGTCATCTCGGTCGCTATCTGGCACAGTGTTGAGGTACTCTGGGTAAATAATGACGTTGTTGAAGTCATAGCTATATGCAGTTTTAGAACAGGTGGGGTTGCACATCGGACAATCAATACCGCCGTTAACCAGATCCAGCTCAAGCTCAACCGGCACTTGATCTATGTTTGGACGTACTGCTATTGATTGAGCTGGAAACAAACGTTATGCATAACAAATAGAACCTATGCAATTATATGCAGTATGcagcaaatatattattgtataggttctattttcacagactaaaaagtgcgtcacggatagtctgtcgtctgcgctgcacctacaTCGTATCTATATACATTAATACAGGTCTAAAGAAGCCCCTATACCTGCAgtaatattacacaatatgGCATGCattaacttaacaatattttttatagtttcgacacaaaataaatttgcaAACTTTTCACGCAATACTATTGCAGGGTATGATTTGCAAACTCCGTCTCTACAATATTAACGCACGGTACAGACGCGAATATCGATTTTATTATCAGCAATGGATGTTAACATAAGTACCTGCTGGAGGAACCAGATATTTTAACATCAATGGTACTTACAATAATACGTTTGAAGACAAGGCACATCCTTCATATTACAAGTTCTAACCGTCCTCATTTTGGGCATATTAAATGGTGTACAATTACAATGGTCTAGTAGAAAAGACATTCGACACTTCAGCATGCAGTCGCTGTACGTATAAAATGGCAGATACGATGACTCGTCGTAGAATCTACACTTTCTTAGTTTGATCGGCACATGCTGAATGTCTCGAGAGGCTTCTGTGAAACTTGCAGACACCATCACTGTCATCTAAAAGGTTTATGCAtacaacaaaatcaataaattagctggaaaacatttttaacaatttataacaaactaCGGGTGCCAAGACTATTTTCCaggatttatatttataataggaAATTAAGTTAAGGACAGCATATTCTTATTTATCTAGTTAGTAGTAGTAGCGGTAACCGATGGTCCTATATGATAAGATATGTATAGATAGATGAGAATGAAGCAAAGGTAGTCTGTAAGGATCGTCCTATGTTTCGTTCTTTTTGTTacctatggaaagaaggcgtgatttatgtatgtatgtaacagcaatacaatgttttacttaaaataaccACGGCTGAGCTGTTAGAAAGCGTATAAGGTTCCGCCAGACTGCCAACTAAGTATCTATTACCAACGTACAAGGACATAGAAATccaaaatttttaaaagttatgttatttTGATGGAGCAAGCAATAACAAgcgtacaatataatattattaacataatatcgTAATATTCACGTgactgtttttaaaaatatacctaacgCTTAAAGTGGTGTCTAGTCATGTGATTAGTGCCATTGAACTGGAAAGTCGTTTTTTACAATTCATTGAGCTGACGacgtcatattttaatgtttcgtATTTGGACTCCAACAAAATTGTACATAGTCTAGTGAGCCTACAGTTCAATATTACGAATATACTTTATTAGTTTTTACCTGTACGCTAGGACTAACAATCTGCATAGCAAAACTTCCACTCGGCGAATCAGGAAAATCATAAGCATCCGAAAACTGGAGCTGAAGGAAAATACAAGCactcattaatattaaaattggatCGACATATACCTCTAGTACTATTTTATAACGAGTCGTACCTGAGCTCCTTGTAACGGAATATTGTAAAAGAAATCATCACTTTCATTCATACGCAGCAGTATTTTGAGCCCTTGGTCGAAATCGAAGAATGATTTGTTGCCGTATCTATACATATCTATGCTTCTAGTGGACCCGgttttactgaaaaaataaaaaacatacagtcgaattgaaaacctcctcctttttttgaagtcggttaaaaagaagACTAGTCGATAAACAGGAGATTAAACCATCCATTTAGGCCCGTTTTCACCCCTTCTAGATAAGCAACCGATAGCATAACAGGTGAAATTTTTGCACTAGATTTCATATATTAGATGGGTTATGTGACACTTATTCGTTACGAATGAAACTTGCCCTTATTGTTCTTACTTTTGAAAGAATGTATCGTAGAGTCGTAGATAGTTAAATGTGCAACAGTATCCATTCATTGTGAGTCGAAAGTCAAACAAGTCGAGGCATTTTTTCGGTTCCGTATTCCACACACACCTTACAAGCAGATCTTCACACCTAGGTGTTAACTGCAAACAAACATTCTCTAGGTTACACTACGATTTGTATAATCGTagtaaaaatatcattaatttagGTCGTTTATAATCATAATGTCATACCTTTAAAACGGATGTTTATATTTGGGATCCCTATTTATAATCTCTAAAGGCTCActtttttcagtaaaataaaagtgttcAACTATTGTTTGAGTATTTCACACAGACAGGAGTGATATCATCTGATTAGATTTCGTAATATTTCTAGCTTATTATTATAAGAGAAACGTAACCACGTAATACGTaaccatgtttttgttttttgaccGAAATTTGTACTTTGGACTTGGACTTTAAACTCATCGTGAATTTTGCATTCTCTGCATTCTTTAGTTATTACGATAAAGACATTGGTGTCTGAGTAACTGACATACTGTGATTGTATCTGTGGCCTATGGTACGACAGGTTTTGTATGTCGTACGAAGAGTCGAGGACTAGGGTTCGGTACCCGAGTTGGGAAAGATTGATGGGTGCAGGGTAACGTACTCGTTATTTGGCTATAGATTGCAACTAAATGGTGGTGTTTATCGATACATCTCTGCTCATACTTGTGCACATAAAAGGCATATTGTGCacatatatttaatacatacacTTCGCATTAGCTCGTGAACGTCGTATTCGCCAAGAATGTGATGCAACTTGATAGGAGACACGTTGTTCAGTTTGACCGAGTTCAATCCATACAACTGAC
This genomic stretch from Anticarsia gemmatalis isolate Benzon Research Colony breed Stoneville strain chromosome 13, ilAntGemm2 primary, whole genome shotgun sequence harbors:
- the LOC142977892 gene encoding sodium channel protein Nach-like; this encodes MDKMSQNAYYEYAYRRRLRRKAPEPKKLDILKASIKTISREYCQESSICGLKHLVDETTPLLERIIWIIILVVGLGCSCSLVWLTFNKYYSAPLVMTQMPEGTPVSKIIFPAVGLCTNNRISKRAASTLAKQLIKEERNKHYNQSEMMKMLLGLGQLYGLNSVKLNNVSPIKLHHILGEYDVHELMRSLTPRCEDLLVRCVWNTEPKKCLDLFDFRLTMNGYCCTFNYLRLYDTFFQNKTGSTRSIDMYRYGNKSFFDFDQGLKILLRMNESDDFFYNIPLQGAQLQFSDAYDFPDSPSGSFAMQIVSPSVQMTVMVSASFTEASRDIQHVPIKLRKCRFYDESSYLPFYTYSDCMLKCRMSFLLDHCNCTPFNMPKMRTVRTCNMKDVPCLQTYYSQSIAVRPNIDQVPVELELDLVNGGIDCPMCNPTCSKTAYSYDFNNVIIYPEYLNTVPDSDRDDWLQGANFTGTSIVHVKYARDVADCYGQNVIMKWFDLISNIGSTCGVITGFSFVSVLEFIYFYTVKLFREMQARRLRGKNGTKNTIEPQIPAHFEPIRRYRPIYWNELTGPHRFSPHPT